One window of the Rosa rugosa chromosome 3, drRosRugo1.1, whole genome shotgun sequence genome contains the following:
- the LOC133738334 gene encoding uncharacterized protein LOC133738334 isoform X2, whose protein sequence is MKRTMPWSDDEDDSSSDEESEPSQGKPKSKVLDFEALRKHGYRGGPSILKVPPPKESDKDKDWSWSTGVDHKVKSGTTTKDKVDEEESKEQRRKTRDALAAGEQLEYVLTRKEKEKEKNLSFSQKEKRKRDLGQASRGKNYVEEEKRLLRENGVYSGFDA, encoded by the exons atgaagaggacAATGCCATGGAGTGATGACGAGGACGATTCCTCATCCGACGAGGAGTCCGAACCATCACAAG GGAAGCCAAAGAGCAAGGTTTTGGATTTCGAGGCGTTGAGGAAGCACGGTTACAGAGGAGGACCGTCTATACTGAAGGTGCCTCCACCCAAGGAGTCGGATAAGGACAAGGACTGGTCTTGGTCGACCGGAGTGGATCATAAGGTGAAGAGTGGAACCACCACCAAGGACAAGGTGGATGAAGAAGAGAGCAAAGAACAGCGACGGAAGACCAGGGATGCATTGGCCGCCGGGGAGCAGCTGGAGTATGTGCTGACcaggaaggagaaggagaaggagaagaactTGTCCTTTTCGcagaaggagaagaggaagagggaCCTCGGTCAGGCCAGCAGGGGGAAGAACTATGTTGAAGAAGAGAAGAGGTTGCTGAGGGAGAATGGTGTCTACTCTGGGTTTGATGCTTAG
- the LOC133738332 gene encoding uncharacterized protein LOC133738332, with amino-acid sequence MEVGADSVDSSLVLVKQGAEARVFESTFVGRRSIVKERFSKKYRHPTLDAKLTLRRLNAEARCMTKARRLGVHTPVLYAVDTVLHTLTFEYVEGPSVKDVFLEFGLGGGRVAAERMDDIAMQIGQAIGKLHDGGLIHGDLTTSNLLIRAATNQVVVIDFGLSSTSTLPEDKAVDLYVLERALLSMHSSCGNVMDRILAAYRKSSKQWSSTFNKLAQVRQRGRKRTMIG; translated from the exons ATGGAAGTTGGGGCAGATTCTGTAGATAGCTCCCTTGTTCTGGTGAAGCAAGGAGCTGAAGCT AGGGTTTTTGAGTCAACCTTTGTGGGAAGGAGGTCTATTGTCAAGGAACGGTTTTCGAAGAAGTACAGGCATCCTACTTTGGATGCAAAACTCACACTCAGGCGCCTCAATGCG GAGGCGAGGTGCATGACGAAAGCAAGACGGCTTGGGGTGCATACTCCGGTGCTTTACGCTGTGGACACTGTGCTGCATACCCTGACATTTGAATATGTGGAGGGGCCTTCTGTAAAAGATGTGTTTCTTGAGTTTGGGTTAGGAGGTGGTCGTGTGGCTGCGGAACGTATGGATGATATTGCAATGCAGATTGGTCAGGCTATTGGAAAGCTGCATGATGGTGGCCTAATTCATGGGGACTTGACCACATCTAACCTGCTAATTAGAGCTGCTACTAATCAAGTG GTTGTTATTGATTTCGGTTTGAGCTCTACATCAACCCTTCCAGAAGATAAAGCTGTGGATTTGTATGTACTGGAACGAGCTTTGCTCTCGATGCATTCTTCGTGTGGGAATGTG ATGGATCGCATACTTGCTGCATATCGCAAATCCTCAAAGCAGTGGTCATCCACTTTTAACAAATTAGCTCAAG TGAGACAACGAGGCCGAAAGCGCACCATGATTGGATGA
- the LOC133738331 gene encoding homocysteine S-methyltransferase 2 isoform X2: MGSRSSVETASSSMREFLRQAGGVAVVDGGLATELERHGADLNDPLWSAKCLLTSSHLIRAVHLDYLEAGADIIITASYQATIQGFEAKGFSTEESESLLRKSVEIARGARDIYYERCSEGSCNDSDGRVLKRRPIIVAASVGSYGAYLADGSEYSGDYGEAMTLGALKEFHRRRVQVLTEAGPDLLAFETIPNKLEAQAFAELLEEEDIKLPAWFCFNSKDGINVVSGDSFLECASVAESCKKVVAVGINCTPPRFIHGLITTIKKVATKPIVIYPNSGESYDADRKEWQNTGVSDEDFVSYVNKWCEAGACLVGGCCRTTPNTIRAIYKTLPNRSTSPPEQ; encoded by the exons ATGGGCAGCCGCAGCAGCGTCGAAACGGCGTCGTCGTCAATGAGGGAGTTTCTGCGGCAGGCCGGCGGCGTCGCCGTCGTCGACGGTGGTCTGGCGACCGAGCTCGAGCGGCACGGCGCTGACCTCAACGATCCTCTCTGGAGCGCCAAGTGCCTCCTCACTTCCTCTCACCTCATTCGCGCC GTTCATCTTGATTATCTTGAAGCTGGTGCTGATATCATAATCACAGCTTCTTATCAG GCAACTATTCAAGGTTTTGAGGCCAAAGGGTTTTCGACTGAGGAGAGTGAATCATTGCTTAGGAAGAGTGTGGAGATTGCGCGTGGGGCGCGAGATATTTATTACGAAAGGTGTAGTGAGGGGTCTTGTAATGATAGTGATGGTAGAGTTCTCAAACGTCGGCCCATCATAGTTGCAGCATCTGTGGGGAGCTATGGGGCTTATTTGGCTGATGGGTCTGAGTACAG CGGTGATTATGGTGAGGCTATGACGCTAGGAGCATTAAAAGAGTTTCATCGTAGAAGAGTCCAAGTCCTAACAGAAGCAGGTCCTGACCTACTTGCATTTGAAACTATTCCAAATAAGCTGGAAGCCCAG GCTTTTGCTGAgcttttggaagaagaagacataAAGCTTCCTGCATGGTTTTGTTTCAACTCTAAAGATGGAATCAATGTTGTTAGTGGTGATTCTTTCCTTGAATGTGCCTCGGTTGCTGAATCCTGTAAGAAAGTTGTTGCTGTGGGGATTAACTGTACTCCTCCTAGATTTATTCATGGACTGATCACAACAATTAAAAAG GTGGCTACAAAACCAATAGTTATATACCCAAATAGTGGCGAAAGTTATGATGCTGATCGAAAGGAGTGG CAAAATACTGGGGTTTCAGATGAAGATTTTGTTTCATATGTAAACAAATGGTGTGAGGCAGGGGCTTGCCTTGTGGGAGGTTGTTGCAGAACAACTCCAAATACTATCAGGGCCATCTACAAAACCCTTCCCAATCGGTCAACATCTCCACCTGAACAGTAA
- the LOC133738333 gene encoding CST complex subunit STN1, whose protein sequence is MDHHPLHNTHVKLLAFDLLTLAQTSSSDPTSFSRNGLLLSRAEAVGTVTSRDLKPNKFLRFTIDDGTGCVSCILWLNHLTSPYFSRRSPPDVRLIASMAARFAADVSLGAVARVRGKISSFRGEMQITVTDVVIERDPNAEMLHWIECMRLARKVYNVVATTPSK, encoded by the coding sequence ATGGATCATCACCCCCTTCACAACACCCACGTAAAGCTCTTAGCTTTCGACTTGCTCACTCTCGCCCAAACCTCCTCCTCCGACCCAACCTCCTTCTCCCGCAACGGCCTCCTCCTCTCACGCGCCGAGGCCGTCGGCACCGTGACCTCACGCGACCTCAAACCCAACAAGTTCCTCCGCTTCACCATCGACGACGGCACCGGCTGCGTCAGCTGCATTCTCTGGCTCAACCACCTCACCTCCCCTTACTTCTCCCGACGAAGCCCACCAGATGTTCGACTCATTGCCTCAATGGCCGCCCGTTTCGCCGCCGACGTCAGCCTCGGAGCGGTGGCCAGAGTGCGCGGGAAAATCTCGAGCTTCAGGGGTGAAATGCAGATCACTGTGACCGATGTTGTGATCGAGAGGGACCCGAATGCGGAGATGTTGCATTGGATTGAGTGCATGAGGTTGGCGCGGAAGGTTTACAATGTGGTTGCTACTACTCCTTCCAAATAG
- the LOC133738331 gene encoding homocysteine S-methyltransferase 2 isoform X1: protein MGSRSSVETASSSMREFLRQAGGVAVVDGGLATELERHGADLNDPLWSAKCLLTSSHLIRAVHLDYLEAGADIIITASYQATIQGFEAKGFSTEESESLLRKSVEIARGARDIYYERCSEGSCNDSDGRVLKRRPIIVAASVGSYGAYLADGSEYSGDYGEAMTLGALKEFHRRRVQVLTEAGPDLLAFETIPNKLEAQAFAELLEEEDIKLPAWFCFNSKDGINVVSGDSFLECASVAESCKKVVAVGINCTPPRFIHGLITTIKKVATKPIVIYPNSGESYDADRKEWVQNTGVSDEDFVSYVNKWCEAGACLVGGCCRTTPNTIRAIYKTLPNRSTSPPEQ, encoded by the exons ATGGGCAGCCGCAGCAGCGTCGAAACGGCGTCGTCGTCAATGAGGGAGTTTCTGCGGCAGGCCGGCGGCGTCGCCGTCGTCGACGGTGGTCTGGCGACCGAGCTCGAGCGGCACGGCGCTGACCTCAACGATCCTCTCTGGAGCGCCAAGTGCCTCCTCACTTCCTCTCACCTCATTCGCGCC GTTCATCTTGATTATCTTGAAGCTGGTGCTGATATCATAATCACAGCTTCTTATCAG GCAACTATTCAAGGTTTTGAGGCCAAAGGGTTTTCGACTGAGGAGAGTGAATCATTGCTTAGGAAGAGTGTGGAGATTGCGCGTGGGGCGCGAGATATTTATTACGAAAGGTGTAGTGAGGGGTCTTGTAATGATAGTGATGGTAGAGTTCTCAAACGTCGGCCCATCATAGTTGCAGCATCTGTGGGGAGCTATGGGGCTTATTTGGCTGATGGGTCTGAGTACAG CGGTGATTATGGTGAGGCTATGACGCTAGGAGCATTAAAAGAGTTTCATCGTAGAAGAGTCCAAGTCCTAACAGAAGCAGGTCCTGACCTACTTGCATTTGAAACTATTCCAAATAAGCTGGAAGCCCAG GCTTTTGCTGAgcttttggaagaagaagacataAAGCTTCCTGCATGGTTTTGTTTCAACTCTAAAGATGGAATCAATGTTGTTAGTGGTGATTCTTTCCTTGAATGTGCCTCGGTTGCTGAATCCTGTAAGAAAGTTGTTGCTGTGGGGATTAACTGTACTCCTCCTAGATTTATTCATGGACTGATCACAACAATTAAAAAG GTGGCTACAAAACCAATAGTTATATACCCAAATAGTGGCGAAAGTTATGATGCTGATCGAAAGGAGTGGGTA CAAAATACTGGGGTTTCAGATGAAGATTTTGTTTCATATGTAAACAAATGGTGTGAGGCAGGGGCTTGCCTTGTGGGAGGTTGTTGCAGAACAACTCCAAATACTATCAGGGCCATCTACAAAACCCTTCCCAATCGGTCAACATCTCCACCTGAACAGTAA
- the LOC133738334 gene encoding uncharacterized protein LOC133738334 isoform X1, translated as MKRTMPWSDDEDDSSSDEESEPSQVKSGKPKSKVLDFEALRKHGYRGGPSILKVPPPKESDKDKDWSWSTGVDHKVKSGTTTKDKVDEEESKEQRRKTRDALAAGEQLEYVLTRKEKEKEKNLSFSQKEKRKRDLGQASRGKNYVEEEKRLLRENGVYSGFDA; from the exons atgaagaggacAATGCCATGGAGTGATGACGAGGACGATTCCTCATCCGACGAGGAGTCCGAACCATCACAAG TGAAATCAGGGAAGCCAAAGAGCAAGGTTTTGGATTTCGAGGCGTTGAGGAAGCACGGTTACAGAGGAGGACCGTCTATACTGAAGGTGCCTCCACCCAAGGAGTCGGATAAGGACAAGGACTGGTCTTGGTCGACCGGAGTGGATCATAAGGTGAAGAGTGGAACCACCACCAAGGACAAGGTGGATGAAGAAGAGAGCAAAGAACAGCGACGGAAGACCAGGGATGCATTGGCCGCCGGGGAGCAGCTGGAGTATGTGCTGACcaggaaggagaaggagaaggagaagaactTGTCCTTTTCGcagaaggagaagaggaagagggaCCTCGGTCAGGCCAGCAGGGGGAAGAACTATGTTGAAGAAGAGAAGAGGTTGCTGAGGGAGAATGGTGTCTACTCTGGGTTTGATGCTTAG
- the LOC133738330 gene encoding methylcrotonoyl-CoA carboxylase subunit alpha, mitochondrial isoform X2, translating into MASVATVLRRKLSGKPFHFRLLPVRSSSDSPQRIEKILIANRGEIACRIMRTAKRLGIQTVAVFSDPDRHSLHVKSADEAVRIGPAPARLSYLDASSILDAAVRTGAQAIHPGYGFLSESSDFAQLCEDKGLTFIGPPASAIRDMGDKSASKRIMGAAGVPLVPGYHGKDQDIDLMKIEADKIGYPILIKPTHGGGGKGMRIVQSPDEFVEAFLGAQREAAASFGVNTILLEKYITQPRHIEVQIFGDKHGNVLHLYERDCSVQRRHQKIIEEAPAPNVSDDFRSHLGQAAVSAAKAVSYHSAGTVEFIVDTVSGQFYFMEMNTRLQVEHPVTEMIVGQDLVEWQIRVANGEHLPISQSQVPLSGHAFEARIYAENVPKGFLPATGVLHHYQHAPVSPSVRVETGVEQGDSVSMHYDPMIAKLVVWGENRAVALVKLKDCLTKFQVAGVPTNISFLSKLANHREFENGNVETHFIEHFKDDLFVNPNNLEVMNTVLGAARFGAKLAAACLIEKENSVFRENLPGSNNTISIWYSSPPFRVNHCARHTMELEWENEYDSSGSKLLTYSITYKSDGSYLIETQEDISPPLEVKATCVGDHDFKVEAAGVIMDVSLAVYSKDQIKHIHMWHGSHHHHFRQKLGLELSSEDETEHRPSFDRSSHPPGTVVAPMAGLVVKVLIKDATKVEEGQPILVLEAMKMEHVVKAPSAGYVHGLHLAAGQQVSDGSVLFSIKMDSSNGGESVGGIGITEKSNIIEKNDSFGTPNSTKEKALGSCVGKETFFRADQIDFKSWDIQLEKHLSRGWSREKEAQTSMEEWEIDLAKLDIRYVIAHGTYGTVYRGTYDGQDVAVKILDWGEDNIATAAETAALRASFQQEVAVWHKLDHPNIPKFVGASMGTSNLKIPVKGTSSDGQSHNSPPSRACCVVVEYVPGGTLKNYLIRNSRKKLAFKIVVQLALDLSKGLSYLHAKKIVHRDVKTENVLLDNHRTLKIADFGVARVEAQNPRDMTGETGTLGYMAPEVLDGKPYNRKCDVYSFGICLWEIYCCDMPYPNLSFADVSSAVVRQNLRPEIPRCCPTALASIMRKCWDANPDKRPDMEEVVKLLYAVDTSKGGGMIPEDQASACSCFGTPRGP; encoded by the exons ATGGCGTCAGTGGCCACCGTCCTCCGCCGGAAGCTCTCCGGCAAGCCATTCCATTTCCGATTACTACCAGTCCGATCATCCTCCGACTCGCCGCAGAGAATCGAGAAGATTCTGATAGCCAACCGGGGCGAAATTGCGTGCAGGATCATGAGGACCGCAAAGAGACTCGGAATTCAAACCGTCGCCGTTTTCAGCGACCCCGATAGGCACTCGCTTCACGTCAAATCCGCCGACGAGGCCGTTCGTATCGGTCCGGCTCCGGCTCGGCTCAGCTACCTCGACGCCTCGTCGATTCTTGACGCCGCCGTTCGTACTGGTGCGCAG GCTATCCATCCTGGCTATGGTTTTCTGTCAGAGAGTTCTGACTTTGCTCAACTTTGTGAGGATAAGGGTCTTACCTTTATTGGGCCTCCAGCATCTGCCATCAGGGACATGGGTGACAAAAG TGCGTCAAAGAGGATAATGGGTGCAGCAGGGGTACCTCTTGTGCCTGGATATCATGGGAAAGACCAAGATATTGATCTAATGAAGATAGAAGCCGACAAGATTGGATATCCAATCTTAATAAAGCCAACTCATGGAGGTGGGGGAAAG GGTATGAGGATTGTGCAAAGTCCGGATGAGTTTGTTGAAGCCTTCCTTGGAGCACAACGTGAGGCTGCTGCTTCTTTTGGCGTAAACACAATTTTGCTGGAGAAATATATTACACAGCCAAGACACATAGAAGTCCAG ATATTTGGGGATAAACACGGGAATGTTCTACATTTATATGAGAGAGATTGCAGCGTACAAAGAAGGCACCAGAAAATAATCGAAGAAGCCCCAGCT CCAAATGTTTCTGATGACTTCCGGTCTCACTTGGGTCAAGCGGCTGTATCTGCTGCCAAG GCAGTTAGCTATCACAGTGCCGGCACAGTGGAGTTTATAGTCGATACAGTCTCAGGCCAATTTTATTTCATGGAGATGAATACCCGTCTTCAG GTTGAGCATCCTGTGACTGAGATGATTGTTGGCCAAGATCTTGTAGAGTGGCAAATTCGTGTAGCAAATGGAGAACACCTTCCCATTAGTCAGTCACAGGTCCCTTTGTCAG GTCATGCTTTTGAAGCCCGTATATATGCTGAAAATGTACCAAAAGGGTTCCTTCCTGCAACTGGAGTTCTTCATCACTATCAGCATGCTCCAGTTTCACCATCAG TTCGAGTTGAGACTGGAGTTGAACAAGGAGACAGTGTTAGCATGCATTATGATCCTATGATTGCCAAGCTTGTAGTATGGGGAGAAAATCGTGCAGTAGCACTGGTAAAACTGAAGGATTGCTTGACAAAGTTTCAG GTTGCAGGTGTACCAACCAACATCAGTTTTCTGTCAAAACTTGCCAACCATCGGGAATTTGAAAATGGGAATGTGGAAACTCATTTTATTGAACATTTTAAAGATGACCTGTTTGTCAACCCTAATAATTTGGAAGTAATGAACACAGTGCTTGGTGCTGCTAGATTTGGTGCCAAACTGGCGGCTGCATGTCTCATTGAAAAGGAAAATTCTGTATTCAGAGAAAATCTTCCTG GAAGCAACAACACGATCTCCATATGGTATTCTTCTCCGCCTTTCAGAGTCAATCATTGTGCTAGGCATACAATGGAACTCGAGTGGGAGAATGAATATGATAGCAGTGGCTCAAAGTTATTGACCTATTCCATCACTTACAAATCAGATGGGAGCTATCTAATTGAG ACACAAGAAGACATTTCCCCACCTTTGGAGGTTAAAGCAACTTGTGTAGGTGACCATGATTTCAAAGTTGAAGCTGCTGGTGTAATCATGGATGTTAGCTTAGCTGTTTACTCGAAG GATCAGATCAAGCACATTCATATGTGGCATGGGTCACATCATCATCATTTCAGACAAAAATTGGGTCTTGAATTGTCCAGTGAAGATGAAACCGAACATAGGCCCAGTTTTGATAGATCATCTCATCCTCCGGGGACAGTTGTTGCACCCATGGCTGGTTTGGTGGTCAAGGTTCTTATTAAGGATGCAACAAAAGTGGAGGAAGGACAACCTATTTTAGTATTAGAGGCAATGAAGATGGAG CATGTTGTAAAAGCACCATCAGCAGGCTATGTCCACGGGCTTCATCTAGCAGCTGGCCAGCAGGTTTCTGATGGCAGTGTTCTCTTCAGTATTAAG ATGGATTCAAGCAATGGTGGTGAGTCAGTTGGAGGCATTGGGATAACTGAAAAGTCAAACATCATTGAAAAAAATGATTCCTTTGGAACCCCCAACAGCACCAAAGAGAAGGCCTTGGGTTCATGTGTGGGGAAAGAAACGTTTTTTAGGGCGGATCAGATTGATTTCAAGAGCTGGGATATCCAGCTGGAGAAGCACTTGAGTAGGGGCTGGTCCAGGGAGAAGGAAGCGCAGACGTCAATGGAGGAGTGGGAGATTGATTTGGCTAAGTTGGATATAAGATATGTGATTGCTCATGGAACATATGGAACTGTGTACAGGGGTACCTATGATGGTCAAGATGTTGCAG TGAAGATATTGGATTGGGGTGAGGATAATATTGCCACAGCTGCTGAAACTGCTGCTCTTCGGGCGTCGTTTCAGCAAGAGGTTGCTGTCTGGCATAAGCTTGACCATCCAAATATTCCCAAG TTTGTTGGAGCTTCAATGGGAACTTCGAATCTTAAAATCCCTGTCAAAGGCACATCAAGTGATGGTCAAAGTCATAATTCTCCTCCTTCCAGAGCTTGTTGTGTTGTTGTTGAGTATGTTCCTGGTGGGACACTTAAGAACTATTTGATCAGGAATAGTAGAAAGAAACTTGCCTTTAAGATTGTGGTTCAACTTGCTTTGGATTTGTCTAAAGG TTTAAGTTATCTCCATGCAAAGAAAATTGTACACCGTGACGTCAAAACAGAAAATGTGTTGCTAGATAATCATAGAACTCTGAAAATTGCTGATTTTGGCGTTGCTCGAGTAGAAGCTCAGAATCCAAGGGACATGACCGGGGAGACTGGTACCCTTGGATACATGGCCCCAGAG GTCCTTGATGGTAAGCCTTACAACAGAAAATGTGACGTGTACAGTTTTGGTATTTGCTTATGGGAAATCTATTGTTGCGACATGCCTTATCCCAATCTTAGTTTTGCTGATGTCTCCTCTGCTGTCGTGCGACAG AATTTAAGACCTGAAATCCCAAGATGTTGTCCAACTGCGCTGGCTAGCATTATGCGAAAATGTTGGGATGCAAACCCAGATAAACGCCCCGACATGGAAGAAGTAGTAAAGTTATTGTATGCAGTCGACACAAGCAAGGGAGGTGGCATGATCCCGGAAGACCAAGCTTCTGCCTGTTCCTGTTTCGGCACACCTCGAGGCCCTTGA
- the LOC133738330 gene encoding methylcrotonoyl-CoA carboxylase subunit alpha, mitochondrial isoform X1, with protein MASVATVLRRKLSGKPFHFRLLPVRSSSDSPQRIEKILIANRGEIACRIMRTAKRLGIQTVAVFSDPDRHSLHVKSADEAVRIGPAPARLSYLDASSILDAAVRTGAQAIHPGYGFLSESSDFAQLCEDKGLTFIGPPASAIRDMGDKSASKRIMGAAGVPLVPGYHGKDQDIDLMKIEADKIGYPILIKPTHGGGGKGMRIVQSPDEFVEAFLGAQREAAASFGVNTILLEKYITQPRHIEVQIFGDKHGNVLHLYERDCSVQRRHQKIIEEAPAPNVSDDFRSHLGQAAVSAAKAVSYHSAGTVEFIVDTVSGQFYFMEMNTRLQVEHPVTEMIVGQDLVEWQIRVANGEHLPISQSQVPLSGHAFEARIYAENVPKGFLPATGVLHHYQHAPVSPSVRVETGVEQGDSVSMHYDPMIAKLVVWGENRAVALVKLKDCLTKFQVAGVPTNISFLSKLANHREFENGNVETHFIEHFKDDLFVNPNNLEVMNTVLGAARFGAKLAAACLIEKENSVFRENLPGSNNTISIWYSSPPFRVNHCARHTMELEWENEYDSSGSKLLTYSITYKSDGSYLIETQEDISPPLEVKATCVGDHDFKVEAAGVIMDVSLAVYSKDQIKHIHMWHGSHHHHFRQKLGLELSSEDETEHRPSFDRSSHPPGTVVAPMAGLVVKVLIKDATKVEEGQPILVLEAMKMEHVVKAPSAGYVHGLHLAAGQQVSDGSVLFSIKEYSQ; from the exons ATGGCGTCAGTGGCCACCGTCCTCCGCCGGAAGCTCTCCGGCAAGCCATTCCATTTCCGATTACTACCAGTCCGATCATCCTCCGACTCGCCGCAGAGAATCGAGAAGATTCTGATAGCCAACCGGGGCGAAATTGCGTGCAGGATCATGAGGACCGCAAAGAGACTCGGAATTCAAACCGTCGCCGTTTTCAGCGACCCCGATAGGCACTCGCTTCACGTCAAATCCGCCGACGAGGCCGTTCGTATCGGTCCGGCTCCGGCTCGGCTCAGCTACCTCGACGCCTCGTCGATTCTTGACGCCGCCGTTCGTACTGGTGCGCAG GCTATCCATCCTGGCTATGGTTTTCTGTCAGAGAGTTCTGACTTTGCTCAACTTTGTGAGGATAAGGGTCTTACCTTTATTGGGCCTCCAGCATCTGCCATCAGGGACATGGGTGACAAAAG TGCGTCAAAGAGGATAATGGGTGCAGCAGGGGTACCTCTTGTGCCTGGATATCATGGGAAAGACCAAGATATTGATCTAATGAAGATAGAAGCCGACAAGATTGGATATCCAATCTTAATAAAGCCAACTCATGGAGGTGGGGGAAAG GGTATGAGGATTGTGCAAAGTCCGGATGAGTTTGTTGAAGCCTTCCTTGGAGCACAACGTGAGGCTGCTGCTTCTTTTGGCGTAAACACAATTTTGCTGGAGAAATATATTACACAGCCAAGACACATAGAAGTCCAG ATATTTGGGGATAAACACGGGAATGTTCTACATTTATATGAGAGAGATTGCAGCGTACAAAGAAGGCACCAGAAAATAATCGAAGAAGCCCCAGCT CCAAATGTTTCTGATGACTTCCGGTCTCACTTGGGTCAAGCGGCTGTATCTGCTGCCAAG GCAGTTAGCTATCACAGTGCCGGCACAGTGGAGTTTATAGTCGATACAGTCTCAGGCCAATTTTATTTCATGGAGATGAATACCCGTCTTCAG GTTGAGCATCCTGTGACTGAGATGATTGTTGGCCAAGATCTTGTAGAGTGGCAAATTCGTGTAGCAAATGGAGAACACCTTCCCATTAGTCAGTCACAGGTCCCTTTGTCAG GTCATGCTTTTGAAGCCCGTATATATGCTGAAAATGTACCAAAAGGGTTCCTTCCTGCAACTGGAGTTCTTCATCACTATCAGCATGCTCCAGTTTCACCATCAG TTCGAGTTGAGACTGGAGTTGAACAAGGAGACAGTGTTAGCATGCATTATGATCCTATGATTGCCAAGCTTGTAGTATGGGGAGAAAATCGTGCAGTAGCACTGGTAAAACTGAAGGATTGCTTGACAAAGTTTCAG GTTGCAGGTGTACCAACCAACATCAGTTTTCTGTCAAAACTTGCCAACCATCGGGAATTTGAAAATGGGAATGTGGAAACTCATTTTATTGAACATTTTAAAGATGACCTGTTTGTCAACCCTAATAATTTGGAAGTAATGAACACAGTGCTTGGTGCTGCTAGATTTGGTGCCAAACTGGCGGCTGCATGTCTCATTGAAAAGGAAAATTCTGTATTCAGAGAAAATCTTCCTG GAAGCAACAACACGATCTCCATATGGTATTCTTCTCCGCCTTTCAGAGTCAATCATTGTGCTAGGCATACAATGGAACTCGAGTGGGAGAATGAATATGATAGCAGTGGCTCAAAGTTATTGACCTATTCCATCACTTACAAATCAGATGGGAGCTATCTAATTGAG ACACAAGAAGACATTTCCCCACCTTTGGAGGTTAAAGCAACTTGTGTAGGTGACCATGATTTCAAAGTTGAAGCTGCTGGTGTAATCATGGATGTTAGCTTAGCTGTTTACTCGAAG GATCAGATCAAGCACATTCATATGTGGCATGGGTCACATCATCATCATTTCAGACAAAAATTGGGTCTTGAATTGTCCAGTGAAGATGAAACCGAACATAGGCCCAGTTTTGATAGATCATCTCATCCTCCGGGGACAGTTGTTGCACCCATGGCTGGTTTGGTGGTCAAGGTTCTTATTAAGGATGCAACAAAAGTGGAGGAAGGACAACCTATTTTAGTATTAGAGGCAATGAAGATGGAG CATGTTGTAAAAGCACCATCAGCAGGCTATGTCCACGGGCTTCATCTAGCAGCTGGCCAGCAGGTTTCTGATGGCAGTGTTCTCTTCAGTATTAAG GAGTATTCACAGTGA